The DNA region AAAAAGCTATTTAAACGAGACTGTCCCACTAACTCTTTAATCCATGTGGTATTTAGTGTAAACAAGCTGGAAATTGCATTTCCCAGAATCACTTGCAGCTAGTACCCTAGAATTAAATTAGATTCCATTAATTAAGTGAATTTATGTGAGATTTGCTGGTAGGTTACCCATGCTCCCGTGGATGGCCAGACACTAAATGTACATACAGACAGTATTAATTGGGCTCAGTCAGTTATTAAACAAAAGAAGGGGACATGAAAATGGAAGATAGATATATTGGGAATAATAATGAAGGAacaggagaaggggtggggaatggatatgatcaaaatacattacatgacatatgaaaatattaatagtaattttttaaaaaattgcttacCATGGCCTCATATAGAGGAGATAGATCCAATAATacaaaaattatcttaaaattgAGTAAttataaatagaaacaatagtaGAAAAGCTGAGAACGAGGAAAAGGAGATTGGCCTTGAACCCAATCACGGAGAAAAGTGattcctgtttcctgtttcccattGACAGTGGATGAGCTTGCAGAGGTCATCATACAGGTGTTCATAACCACTTACTCTTTCATGAAGAAAGACCAACATTTATATCAAAAGAGTTTTCTCCTCAGTGTTTTGTCCAGTGCAGCCTTCACTTccttgttcctcaggctgtaTATGAGCGGGTTGAGCATGGGGATCACTGTGGTGTAGAACACAGAGGCTACATTCTCCTGGGCCAGGGAACTAGCTGTGGAAGGCTTTAAGTACATGAATGCAGTGGAGCCATAGAACAAGCCCACAGCTGCAAAGTGGGAGCTGCAGGTGCTGAAAGCTTTGGACCTGCCCTCAGTGGAGCTGATGTGAAGGATGCTGGACAGGATGAATGCATAGGAAATGAGTACGGTTAAGCTTGTAACTATAATGTCGAATCCAGCTAAAAAGAAGACAGCCATCTCTACATCATAGGTACTAGAGCAGGAAAGCTTCATGAGGGGGAGGATGTCACAGAAGTAGTGACTGATGAAGTCCTCACAGTAGTTTAGTTTCAACATGAGGCCAGTCTCTATTGCGGAGCCAATGAGTCCTACGGCGTAGACAAAAGCCaccagcagagagcagagggcaggaGACATGATGATGTTATAAAGCAAGGGgtggcagatggccacatagcggtcataggccatcacagTGAGCATGTAACACTCAGCAATGACAAAAACCAGGAAGAAATATAGCTGAGACATGCACCCCACATAGGAGATGAGGTTTCTTTGGGACACAAAGTTGATGAGCATTTTTGGGGTAATGACAGAGGAGTAGCAGAGATCCACGAGTGACAGGttgctgaggaagaagtacatgggggtgtgaaGCTGTGTGTTGAGTCCAATCAAGGTGATCATGCCCAGGTTTCCTACCATGGTGACCGTGTAGATccccaggaagaggaggaagaggggtagCTGGAGCTCTGGCCTGTGAGTTAGCCCTCCGAGGATGAACTCTGTCACTGTAGAGTGATTTTCTACAGCCATTGTGTTTGGATGGGAAGCCTGTGGGGTGAGAGAGAAGGAGTTTATGAATGGCTGTTCTTGCTCTGCCGGGAGAAGCTGGTTTTCTGCATTTGACACTTGCTGGGCTATCCGGGCTGTGGCACATGTATCCTCTCCATATTGTTGCTTCTTGCTGACA from Rattus norvegicus strain BN/NHsdMcwi chromosome 8, GRCr8, whole genome shotgun sequence includes:
- the Or8a1 gene encoding olfactory receptor Olr1195, which produces MAVENHSTVTEFILGGLTHRPELQLPLFLLFLGIYTVTMVGNLGMITLIGLNTQLHTPMYFFLSNLSLVDLCYSSVITPKMLINFVSQRNLISYVGCMSQLYFFLVFVIAECYMLTVMAYDRYVAICHPLLYNIIMSPALCSLLVAFVYAVGLIGSAIETGLMLKLNYCEDFISHYFCDILPLMKLSCSSTYDVEMAVFFLAGFDIIVTSLTVLISYAFILSSILHISSTEGRSKAFSTCSSHFAAVGLFYGSTAFMYLKPSTASSLAQENVASVFYTTVIPMLNPLIYSLRNKEVKAALDKTLRRKLF